In a genomic window of Dyadobacter fermentans DSM 18053:
- a CDS encoding DUF4197 domain-containing protein, protein MKYKILSFTLFWLVLAHTSQAQFNLGKVLEKVGGKSGGLSENEIVQGLKEALNVGISNGSDSASKVDGFFKNELIKIAVPPEAQKVAETLRKMGLGEQVDKFTLSLNRAAEDAAKKSKPIFFKAITSMTVPDALSILKGQDDAATQYLKKSTNDELFKAFFPVVDSTLNLNKATQYYGDIVNTYNQLPLVKKVNPNLKEYATQKTIDGLYLLIAQEEKKIRENPGARVTDLLKKVFSQVGK, encoded by the coding sequence ATGAAATACAAAATCCTTTCGTTTACGCTGTTTTGGCTCGTTTTGGCACACACTTCCCAGGCACAGTTCAATCTGGGCAAAGTCCTCGAGAAAGTGGGCGGCAAAAGCGGTGGACTCAGTGAAAATGAGATCGTTCAGGGCCTGAAAGAGGCGTTGAACGTGGGCATCAGCAACGGTTCCGATTCCGCCTCGAAGGTGGACGGGTTCTTCAAAAACGAACTGATCAAGATCGCGGTGCCGCCCGAAGCGCAGAAAGTGGCCGAAACACTCCGCAAAATGGGGCTTGGCGAGCAGGTCGATAAATTTACATTATCCCTCAACCGCGCGGCGGAAGATGCGGCCAAGAAGTCCAAACCGATCTTTTTTAAAGCCATCACGTCCATGACCGTGCCCGACGCACTCAGTATTCTCAAAGGCCAGGACGACGCTGCTACCCAGTATCTGAAAAAAAGCACGAACGATGAGCTCTTCAAGGCATTCTTTCCCGTGGTAGACAGCACGTTGAATCTCAACAAGGCGACGCAATATTATGGTGATATTGTGAATACTTACAACCAGCTGCCCCTCGTCAAAAAGGTTAATCCCAATTTGAAAGAATACGCCACGCAAAAAACCATCGACGGCCTGTACTTGCTCATTGCGCAGGAGGAAAAGAAAATCCGGGAGAATCCGGGCGCGCGGGTGACCGATTTGCTCAAAAAAGTGTTTAGCCAGGTAGGTAAGTGA
- the folE gene encoding GTP cyclohydrolase I FolE translates to MKQNGILSNIQSAEALDVEEIGDDHLFSGIETPLRPDAFAMEDELKMELIEKHFRHIMEIMGLDMTDDSLKGTPKRVAKMYIKEVFSGLDPKNKPAVALFDNKYKYNQMLVEKDISVFSNCEHHFVPIYGKAHVAYISSGKVIGLSKLNRIVEYFSKRPQVQERLTVQIANELKQALQTEDVAVVIDAQHMCVQSRGIRDSGSSTVTAFYGGKFEEEATKKEFLAYLGM, encoded by the coding sequence ATGAAACAGAACGGAATTTTGTCGAATATCCAGTCCGCTGAGGCGTTGGATGTTGAAGAGATTGGTGACGATCATTTGTTTTCAGGAATTGAGACGCCCCTTCGCCCCGATGCTTTTGCGATGGAGGATGAACTTAAAATGGAGCTCATCGAGAAGCATTTCCGCCATATCATGGAGATTATGGGCCTGGATATGACCGACGATAGCCTCAAAGGCACGCCAAAAAGGGTTGCGAAAATGTATATCAAGGAAGTTTTCAGCGGCCTGGACCCGAAGAACAAGCCGGCTGTTGCACTTTTTGACAATAAATATAAATATAACCAAATGCTCGTTGAGAAGGACATTTCGGTGTTTTCCAACTGCGAGCACCACTTTGTTCCGATTTACGGAAAGGCGCATGTAGCCTATATTTCGAGCGGAAAAGTGATCGGTTTGTCGAAGCTGAACCGCATTGTCGAGTACTTTTCCAAGCGCCCGCAGGTTCAGGAACGCCTCACCGTGCAGATCGCCAATGAGCTGAAACAGGCATTGCAAACCGAGGACGTGGCCGTCGTGATCGACGCGCAGCACATGTGTGTGCAGTCGCGAGGCATACGCGACTCCGGTAGCTCCACCGTTACCGCTTTTTATGGCGGAAAGTTCGAGGAAGAGGCGACCAAGAAGGAGTTTTTGGCCTATTTGGGAATGTAG
- the gldC gene encoding gliding motility protein GldC, which produces MKKSEIHFTVELDDKNIPEKIFWDATDNPNEGINDTRAIAIGVWDHYHRGTLKIDLWTKDMEVFEMKRFYIELMSGIADTLLTATNDRGMADMIEGVCDTLSKRLDEEMKAAK; this is translated from the coding sequence ATGAAGAAGTCAGAAATCCATTTCACCGTTGAACTAGACGACAAAAATATACCTGAAAAGATCTTTTGGGACGCGACCGACAACCCGAACGAGGGCATTAATGACACGCGCGCCATCGCGATCGGCGTGTGGGACCATTACCACCGCGGCACGCTGAAAATCGACCTTTGGACGAAGGATATGGAGGTTTTTGAAATGAAGCGGTTTTATATTGAACTCATGAGCGGTATTGCCGACACCCTGCTGACCGCTACCAACGACCGCGGAATGGCCGACATGATCGAGGGCGTTTGCGACACGCTGAGCAAGCGACTGGATGAGGAAATGAAAGCAGCCAAATAA
- a CDS encoding DUF6728 family protein produces MKRYFQLGEVFSYFVRVFKKRDPNNPDSFNLRMMHGINRISIVMFLICVIVMIVRALIR; encoded by the coding sequence ATGAAAAGATACTTTCAACTGGGAGAAGTGTTTTCCTACTTCGTACGCGTTTTCAAAAAGCGCGACCCGAATAACCCCGATTCGTTCAACTTGCGCATGATGCATGGGATCAACCGGATCTCGATCGTCATGTTCCTGATTTGCGTTATTGTCATGATCGTCAGAGCCTTAATACGATGA
- a CDS encoding cation diffusion facilitator family transporter → MQINQNKLKQRLIMLSFVASILLTGLKFFAFYLTSSNAILSDALESIINVIASGFAFYSVYLSSQPKDRNHPYGHGKVEFFSAGFEGALIIIASIFIVVEAINRLMDPSPIQNLAQGSVFILFTILVNTAIGYKLLTEGRKANSLALVADGKHLMSDSISSVVLILSVGLIMLTGYVWIDSVASLLFGLFLAYSGSQLVSKSVAGLMDASDELLLDKVIHVLNENKKDEWIDVHNLRAQQYGSDLHIDCHLTLPYYWELQKVHETIHDFENILKASQVGETEIFVHADPCVYQCCYFCRIDNCPVRQHAFVQDIEWDAGKLTKNEKLYREARINIQE, encoded by the coding sequence ATGCAAATAAACCAAAATAAGCTTAAACAACGTCTCATCATGCTGTCTTTTGTAGCCAGTATTCTGCTGACGGGATTGAAGTTTTTTGCATTCTACCTGACCTCTTCCAATGCCATCCTGAGCGACGCGCTGGAATCCATTATCAACGTCATCGCGAGCGGTTTCGCGTTTTACAGCGTATATCTTTCGTCGCAGCCCAAAGACCGGAACCACCCGTACGGCCATGGCAAAGTAGAGTTTTTCTCGGCGGGTTTCGAGGGCGCATTGATCATCATCGCTTCGATTTTTATCGTGGTGGAAGCCATTAACAGGCTGATGGACCCCTCCCCGATCCAGAATCTCGCGCAGGGATCGGTATTCATACTTTTTACCATTTTAGTGAACACGGCCATCGGCTACAAGCTGCTCACCGAAGGCCGCAAAGCCAATTCGCTGGCGCTTGTTGCGGACGGGAAGCACCTGATGTCCGACAGTATCAGCAGCGTTGTCCTGATTTTGAGCGTGGGGCTGATCATGCTCACCGGCTATGTCTGGATCGACAGCGTTGCTTCGCTCCTGTTCGGGCTTTTTCTCGCTTACAGCGGCTCGCAATTAGTAAGCAAATCGGTAGCAGGTTTGATGGACGCCAGCGACGAGCTGCTGCTCGACAAGGTGATCCACGTTTTGAATGAAAATAAAAAAGACGAGTGGATCGACGTGCACAACCTGCGCGCCCAGCAATACGGCTCCGACCTGCACATCGACTGCCATTTGACATTACCCTATTATTGGGAACTCCAAAAAGTACACGAAACGATCCACGATTTCGAAAACATCCTGAAAGCCTCCCAAGTGGGCGAAACGGAAATTTTTGTGCATGCCGATCCGTGCGTTTATCAATGTTGCTACTTTTGCAGGATCGACAACTGCCCGGTCCGTCAGCACGCATTCGTGCAGGACATCGAGTGGGATGCAGGCAAGCTCACAAAAAACGAGAAGCTGTACCGAGAAGCCAGAATCAATATCCAGGAATAA
- a CDS encoding 6-pyruvoyl trahydropterin synthase family protein, whose amino-acid sequence MVQNVAVFRKEHFNAAHRLHNPAWSDEQNEAVFGKCNNPSFHGHNYELIVQVTGPLDPETGYVMDMKLLSAILKESVIDRFDHRNLNLDVEEFKTLNPTAENIAIVIYSIIRPKIDAGLDLKIRLYETERNFVEYPVR is encoded by the coding sequence ATGGTGCAAAACGTGGCGGTGTTTCGGAAGGAGCACTTTAATGCGGCCCATCGTCTTCATAATCCGGCCTGGTCGGATGAGCAGAACGAGGCGGTTTTCGGAAAGTGCAACAATCCCAGCTTTCACGGGCATAACTATGAACTGATCGTGCAGGTTACCGGCCCGCTAGACCCCGAAACCGGCTATGTGATGGACATGAAGCTGCTGAGCGCCATATTGAAGGAATCCGTTATCGACCGGTTTGATCACCGGAACCTCAATCTCGATGTGGAGGAATTTAAAACCCTTAATCCGACCGCGGAAAACATCGCGATCGTTATTTATTCAATTATAAGACCCAAAATTGACGCAGGTCTCGACCTGAAAATCAGATTGTATGAAACAGAACGGAATTTTGTCGAATATCCAGTCCGCTGA
- a CDS encoding sugar MFS transporter, producing the protein MSKKNSYLGPLFIIGILFFVMGFVTWVNGTLITFFKKAFSLDNTSSYLVTFAFFISYTVMAIPCSMVLKKTGFKNGMSLALIVMALGTLIFIPAAEMASYPLFLVGLFTIGIGLTVLQTASNPYATILGPRESAAQRISIMGIANKTAGIFSQIIFGKLLLAGASSADPKTELDKVAMPYLVLTVVLVALAVIIKMSKGLVEVSEEEEDDTPLAAQQVAVQKTSVLQFPNLVLGVLALFCYVGAEVIAGDTIISYGVSLGFPEEEARLFGTYTLYGMMFGYVLGIVLIPKYVSQQAYLKFSAILGLIVTVIAINSTGFTSVICIAVLGFANAVIWPALWPLALSGLGKFTKIASALLVMGISGGAILPLVYGSIADSIGSTQQAYWILVPLYIYMLYFGLVGHKKKSW; encoded by the coding sequence ATGAGCAAAAAGAACAGTTACCTGGGTCCCCTCTTCATTATCGGCATTCTATTCTTTGTGATGGGTTTCGTCACATGGGTTAACGGAACACTGATCACCTTCTTCAAAAAAGCATTCTCGCTGGATAACACCAGTTCATACCTGGTTACATTTGCTTTCTTCATTTCTTACACCGTCATGGCAATCCCGTGTTCGATGGTGTTGAAAAAAACCGGTTTTAAAAACGGCATGTCCCTGGCCCTCATCGTGATGGCGCTCGGAACGCTCATATTCATTCCGGCGGCGGAAATGGCATCCTATCCGCTGTTCCTGGTAGGTTTGTTTACCATCGGTATCGGCCTTACCGTTCTGCAAACGGCCTCCAACCCTTATGCAACCATTCTCGGCCCGCGCGAAAGTGCCGCCCAGCGGATCAGTATTATGGGTATTGCCAACAAAACGGCGGGTATTTTCAGCCAGATCATTTTCGGTAAACTCCTGCTCGCCGGCGCATCTTCCGCCGATCCGAAAACGGAGCTCGACAAGGTGGCGATGCCTTACCTGGTGCTTACGGTCGTGCTGGTGGCATTGGCGGTGATCATCAAAATGTCGAAAGGCCTAGTGGAAGTGAGCGAGGAGGAAGAAGACGACACCCCGCTTGCAGCTCAGCAGGTTGCGGTTCAGAAAACAAGCGTTTTGCAGTTCCCGAACCTGGTATTGGGCGTGCTGGCATTGTTCTGCTACGTGGGTGCGGAAGTAATCGCCGGTGACACCATCATCAGCTACGGCGTATCCCTGGGCTTCCCGGAGGAAGAAGCGCGCTTGTTCGGAACCTACACGTTATACGGCATGATGTTCGGCTATGTGTTGGGAATTGTTTTGATTCCAAAATATGTGTCGCAGCAGGCCTATCTCAAATTCTCTGCTATCCTGGGCTTGATCGTGACGGTAATCGCCATTAATTCAACGGGTTTCACTTCGGTGATTTGTATCGCGGTCCTCGGCTTTGCAAATGCGGTGATCTGGCCGGCATTGTGGCCGCTGGCACTGAGCGGACTGGGTAAATTCACAAAAATCGCTTCTGCATTGCTCGTAATGGGAATTTCCGGCGGCGCCATATTACCTTTGGTGTACGGAAGCATCGCCGACTCGATCGGCAGTACGCAACAAGCTTACTGGATTTTGGTTCCACTTTACATTTATATGCTGTATTTCGGCTTAGTTGGCCACAAAAAGAAAAGCTGGTAG
- a CDS encoding sugar phosphate isomerase/epimerase family protein, translating into MDFSRRDFLKKAGATALAATAFTDLFADPAAKKLWFDISLAEWSLHKALFAKKLTNLDFPELAKKEFGISIVEYVNQFFKDKAEDKTYLAELLKRAKDNGVSNHLIMIDGEGGLGELDAAVRNKAVENHYKWVEAAKYLGCKTIRVNAFGKGSDEEVAKAAIDGLGKLGEFAAKTGINVIVENHGGSSSNGKWLSGVMKQVNMKNVGTLPDFGNFCIKRSANGCDESYDRYLGTKELMPFAKGVSAKTYDFDEKGNCIETDYAKILKVVKDAGFKGIAGIEYEGSKLSEYDGIKATKALLERVGPTV; encoded by the coding sequence ATGGACTTTTCCCGTCGCGATTTCCTTAAAAAGGCCGGAGCCACTGCGCTTGCTGCCACTGCATTCACCGATCTGTTCGCCGACCCGGCTGCCAAAAAGCTTTGGTTTGACATTTCACTGGCCGAATGGTCGTTGCACAAGGCTCTTTTCGCGAAAAAACTCACCAATCTCGACTTCCCAGAACTGGCTAAGAAAGAGTTCGGTATCTCGATCGTAGAATATGTAAACCAGTTCTTCAAAGACAAGGCGGAAGATAAAACTTACCTGGCCGAGCTGCTTAAAAGAGCAAAGGATAACGGTGTGAGCAACCACCTCATTATGATCGACGGCGAAGGCGGCCTGGGCGAGCTGGATGCTGCCGTGCGCAACAAAGCCGTTGAAAACCATTACAAATGGGTGGAAGCTGCCAAATACCTGGGTTGCAAAACGATCCGCGTGAATGCATTCGGCAAGGGTTCTGACGAAGAAGTAGCCAAAGCTGCGATCGACGGCCTCGGCAAACTGGGCGAGTTCGCTGCCAAAACCGGCATCAATGTGATCGTAGAAAACCACGGCGGATCGTCTTCGAACGGAAAATGGCTGTCGGGCGTGATGAAGCAGGTGAATATGAAAAACGTAGGTACACTGCCTGACTTCGGCAATTTCTGTATCAAACGTTCTGCTAATGGTTGCGACGAATCTTACGACCGCTATTTGGGCACGAAAGAACTGATGCCTTTCGCAAAAGGTGTGAGCGCCAAAACTTACGATTTCGACGAAAAAGGGAACTGTATCGAAACAGACTACGCGAAAATCCTGAAAGTGGTGAAGGACGCAGGCTTCAAAGGCATCGCCGGTATCGAATACGAAGGAAGCAAGCTGTCGGAATATGATGGTATCAAAGCGACCAAGGCATTGCTGGAACGCGTTGGACCGACTGTATAG
- the ispG gene encoding (E)-4-hydroxy-3-methylbut-2-enyl-diphosphate synthase encodes MITPAEQKTNIYCPSLTAYERRRTITIHIGDLPMGSDYPIRVQSMTTVDTMDTQGSIDEVIRMVESGCEYVRITAPSVKEAQNLENIRNGLRKLGIQVPLIADIHFTPNAAELAARIVEKVRINPGNYADRKRFEVIDYTDASYAAELERIREKFIPLVKICKEYGTAMRIGTNHGSLSDRILSRYGDTPLGMVESALEFLRICEEFNYYNIALSMKSSNTQVMVEAYRLLVQRLDEEGLKPYPLHLGVTEAGEAEDGRIKSAVGIGTLLEDGLGDTVRVSLTEAPEKEAPVARALIERYATRASHAPIEPVDHCPINPFQYTRRDTREVYNLGHLNVPRVIADYSNIEVQQLDDLKSIGHFFLPVPDKWAMNDQGADFIYSGQKPVPFMLPNGLREILDYPQWLVHPEKHIKFPLFNVADWNAATEVSSELNFIEGDIHTFNEAFLNEVAGKTNIVLVLHTDNAHAMPEMRRFFYKLTEMKNRLPVIIRRSYQTDLGDRLTLYSATDIGGLLVDGFGDGTLLCPDFSGAEHAEKLKAAAAYNGIAFGILQAARTRMSKTEYISCPSCGRTLFDLQETTAMIRKHTEHLKGVKIGIMGCIVNGPGEMADADYGYVGMGKDKIALYRGQDVIKRSVHSSKAVEELIELIREDGRWIEPEEREILV; translated from the coding sequence GTGATCACACCTGCTGAACAAAAAACCAATATCTATTGCCCGTCGCTGACCGCCTACGAGCGGCGTCGGACTATCACCATCCATATCGGTGACCTCCCGATGGGCTCCGATTACCCGATCCGCGTGCAGTCGATGACCACCGTGGATACGATGGATACGCAGGGGTCTATCGATGAGGTGATCCGGATGGTGGAGTCGGGCTGCGAATATGTGCGCATTACGGCGCCGAGCGTGAAGGAGGCTCAAAATCTGGAAAATATCCGCAATGGACTGCGTAAGCTGGGCATTCAGGTCCCGCTGATCGCAGACATACATTTTACACCCAATGCCGCCGAACTCGCGGCGCGTATCGTCGAAAAGGTGCGCATTAATCCCGGCAATTATGCCGATCGCAAGCGTTTTGAAGTGATCGACTATACCGATGCCTCGTACGCCGCCGAGCTGGAACGGATCCGCGAAAAGTTTATTCCGCTCGTCAAAATCTGCAAGGAGTACGGCACCGCCATGCGCATCGGAACGAACCACGGTTCGCTTTCCGACCGAATCCTGAGCCGCTACGGCGACACTCCGCTGGGTATGGTGGAGTCGGCGCTGGAATTTCTGCGGATTTGTGAAGAGTTCAATTATTACAACATCGCACTGTCGATGAAGTCGTCCAACACGCAGGTGATGGTGGAAGCCTACCGCCTGCTCGTGCAGCGGCTGGACGAGGAAGGTTTGAAGCCCTACCCGCTGCATTTGGGCGTTACCGAGGCCGGTGAGGCAGAAGACGGCCGCATTAAATCGGCAGTCGGGATCGGTACGTTGCTGGAAGATGGATTGGGTGATACCGTGCGCGTTTCGCTGACCGAAGCACCCGAAAAAGAAGCCCCTGTGGCGCGCGCATTAATCGAACGGTACGCGACACGCGCCAGCCATGCGCCGATCGAGCCGGTTGACCATTGTCCGATCAACCCATTCCAATACACCCGACGCGATACGCGGGAAGTGTATAACCTCGGGCATTTGAACGTGCCCCGCGTGATCGCCGACTACTCGAATATCGAAGTCCAGCAATTGGATGATCTAAAAAGTATCGGCCATTTCTTCCTGCCGGTGCCTGATAAATGGGCCATGAACGACCAGGGCGCCGATTTTATATATTCAGGCCAGAAACCGGTGCCATTTATGCTCCCGAACGGCCTGCGCGAAATCCTGGACTACCCGCAATGGCTGGTACATCCCGAAAAGCACATCAAATTTCCCCTTTTCAATGTTGCGGACTGGAATGCGGCAACGGAGGTTTCTTCCGAACTGAATTTTATTGAAGGAGATATCCATACTTTCAACGAGGCTTTTCTGAACGAAGTTGCCGGTAAAACGAACATCGTCCTCGTCCTGCACACAGACAATGCGCACGCGATGCCCGAAATGCGGCGGTTCTTTTACAAGCTCACAGAAATGAAGAACCGGCTACCGGTAATTATCCGGCGGAGTTACCAAACCGACCTGGGTGACCGGCTGACCTTGTATTCCGCTACCGATATCGGCGGATTGCTGGTGGATGGCTTCGGCGATGGCACATTGCTTTGCCCCGACTTCTCAGGCGCGGAGCACGCCGAAAAACTGAAAGCCGCTGCGGCCTATAACGGCATTGCATTCGGTATTTTGCAGGCGGCGCGCACGCGAATGTCGAAAACCGAGTACATTTCGTGCCCGTCGTGCGGACGCACATTGTTTGATTTGCAGGAGACGACGGCGATGATACGCAAGCACACCGAACATTTGAAAGGTGTTAAAATAGGCATTATGGGCTGTATCGTAAACGGCCCGGGCGAAATGGCCGATGCCGATTACGGCTATGTGGGTATGGGCAAGGATAAAATTGCGCTGTACCGCGGGCAGGACGTGATCAAACGGTCGGTGCACTCATCGAAAGCCGTGGAAGAGCTGATCGAGCTCATCCGTGAAGACGGCCGGTGGATTGAGCCGGAGGAGCGTGAAATTTTGGTTTAA
- a CDS encoding T9SS type A sorting domain-containing protein, producing MKNVLITLTLVLILKQMCNGQVNTPNGVPVPANALFVYSAVKYTDAQLQSEQNNIQNGAYGGSCIILSGYSRNYNCHGYAWHVSTGGAQTCIDQVFFGGVTPYVAGVNPSYSQTNYNSTIGKLRVRYSGDHSAVTTYDGKFISKFGPGPLVKHNALDVPPGYGNPSSCWTCNYAPPLTSVYLDGKLISGSFQNTTWGSHNMQIFWGLDPDTGPTFSPTAGSTIINNQSSGTVNFTFNGPSNNGGLSIAFCGAPRYSFTFFKPSGAKMQVYPNPAQEDEVITISSESPDELHAVNLDEQTNKLIKVSLLDDRQRVIQDYLPNAEGNLTTVKMKAGLKGTYFLKATFEDGTVQTKRLWIAK from the coding sequence ATGAAAAACGTACTTATCACTCTCACTCTTGTTTTAATCTTAAAACAGATGTGTAATGGTCAGGTAAATACGCCTAATGGTGTTCCTGTTCCAGCCAATGCCTTATTCGTTTATAGCGCTGTAAAATATACGGACGCGCAATTGCAGTCCGAGCAAAATAATATCCAGAATGGCGCGTACGGTGGCAGTTGTATAATTCTCTCAGGTTATTCTAGGAACTATAATTGCCACGGCTATGCTTGGCACGTCTCCACAGGGGGAGCCCAGACTTGCATTGATCAAGTGTTCTTTGGTGGAGTTACGCCATATGTCGCCGGAGTAAACCCTAGTTATTCGCAAACAAACTACAATAGTACAATCGGAAAATTACGAGTGCGATATTCGGGAGATCATTCCGCTGTGACGACTTATGACGGAAAATTCATTTCCAAGTTTGGGCCAGGTCCGTTGGTGAAGCACAATGCGCTAGATGTGCCACCCGGCTATGGCAATCCGTCAAGTTGCTGGACCTGCAACTACGCTCCGCCATTGACCAGCGTCTATCTGGACGGCAAACTTATTTCTGGAAGCTTTCAAAACACCACCTGGGGTTCTCACAACATGCAGATCTTCTGGGGGCTCGACCCCGATACCGGCCCTACATTCAGCCCGACTGCGGGAAGCACCATCATCAATAATCAAAGTTCGGGGACGGTGAATTTTACATTCAATGGCCCTTCCAACAATGGTGGCCTTTCCATCGCATTCTGCGGAGCGCCGAGGTATTCGTTCACATTCTTCAAACCGAGCGGCGCGAAAATGCAGGTCTATCCTAATCCAGCTCAAGAGGATGAAGTCATTACAATTTCATCGGAATCTCCTGACGAGTTGCATGCGGTTAATTTGGATGAGCAGACCAATAAATTGATCAAAGTTAGCTTGCTGGATGACCGACAGCGGGTCATACAAGACTACTTACCCAATGCAGAAGGAAACCTGACAACTGTGAAAATGAAGGCAGGCCTGAAAGGGACATACTTCCTGAAAGCAACCTTTGAGGATGGTACTGTGCAAACAAAACGGCTATGGATAGCGAAGTGA
- a CDS encoding MmcQ/YjbR family DNA-binding protein, which yields MNLETLRDYSLKLPGVTEELPFGPDTLVFKVMGKVFLLTPLDTPQHSFNAKCDPEKAEELREKYPDVRPGYHMNKKHWNTVHVTGSIPSEELFSWVKHSYDLVVASLPKKTQEELRQQQ from the coding sequence ATGAACCTCGAAACACTCAGGGATTACAGTTTAAAATTACCAGGCGTCACGGAAGAGTTACCATTCGGCCCGGATACGCTGGTTTTTAAAGTAATGGGAAAGGTTTTCCTGCTGACGCCGCTGGATACGCCGCAGCATTCATTCAATGCCAAATGCGATCCTGAAAAGGCAGAAGAACTGAGAGAAAAATACCCCGACGTGAGGCCGGGGTACCATATGAATAAGAAGCATTGGAACACGGTGCATGTCACCGGAAGCATTCCAAGCGAAGAATTGTTCAGCTGGGTGAAACATTCGTACGACCTCGTAGTGGCCAGCCTGCCGAAGAAAACGCAGGAAGAACTCAGACAGCAACAATAA
- a CDS encoding GHMP family kinase ATP-binding protein translates to MRISTPGRICLFGEHQDYLGLPVIAAAISRRISVEGARRDDNKIILNLPDLGSKEAFSLDTTFPYVKQRDYFRSTINVVKRKGLTFSKGFEVTIQGNIPINSGTSSSSALIVSWAHFLDKLSDNPLNFSKKELGEIANAAEVLEFGEPGGMMDNYSTAIGNVIYLESTPVIKVEALTPKLGTFVLGDSLEPKDTLGIIARCRYGMEEVIKIVTDYDPSFSIFTTPISKLTDYKSVLTNDQLSLLNANIEDRDILVEGKALLIDSAENHAGTDFDNRFGHLLYKHYQNLRDHKRTSTPKIERMMNAALGAGALGGKINGSGGGGCMFAYAPTHAEEVAEAIEREGGKSYIITVDEGTRVEG, encoded by the coding sequence ATGAGGATTTCAACTCCCGGCCGCATTTGCCTTTTCGGGGAACACCAGGATTACCTGGGGCTCCCCGTGATCGCGGCGGCCATATCGCGGCGGATTAGCGTCGAAGGTGCCCGTCGTGATGACAATAAAATCATTCTAAACCTGCCCGACCTGGGTTCAAAAGAAGCGTTTTCACTCGATACGACTTTCCCTTACGTCAAGCAGCGCGATTATTTCCGCAGCACCATTAATGTCGTCAAACGAAAAGGCCTCACCTTTTCGAAGGGTTTCGAAGTGACCATTCAGGGTAATATTCCCATCAATTCCGGCACATCGAGCTCGTCGGCACTGATCGTTTCCTGGGCGCATTTCCTGGACAAGCTCAGCGACAATCCGCTCAATTTCTCTAAAAAAGAATTGGGAGAGATCGCAAACGCAGCGGAAGTCCTCGAATTCGGCGAACCGGGCGGGATGATGGACAACTATTCGACGGCCATCGGCAATGTGATCTACCTCGAATCGACGCCCGTCATCAAGGTAGAAGCATTAACCCCCAAGCTCGGCACATTCGTTCTCGGCGATTCGCTGGAACCGAAAGACACCCTCGGCATCATCGCCCGCTGCCGGTACGGCATGGAAGAAGTGATCAAAATCGTGACCGACTACGATCCCTCCTTCTCCATTTTCACCACACCGATCAGCAAGCTGACCGATTACAAGTCCGTGCTCACCAACGACCAGCTCAGCCTGCTGAATGCAAATATCGAAGACCGCGACATCCTCGTAGAAGGCAAAGCGCTGCTCATCGACAGCGCCGAAAACCACGCCGGCACCGACTTCGACAATCGCTTCGGCCATTTGCTCTACAAACACTACCAAAACCTCCGCGACCACAAGCGCACCTCTACGCCCAAAATCGAACGCATGATGAACGCCGCCCTGGGCGCGGGCGCATTGGGCGGTAAGATCAACGGCTCCGGCGGTGGCGGCTGCATGTTCGCCTACGCCCCCACGCATGCGGAAGAAGTAGCAGAAGCGATTGAACGCGAAGGCGGCAAAAGTTATATTATCACTGTCGACGAAGGCACCCGGGTTGAGGGATAA